One Glycine soja cultivar W05 chromosome 7, ASM419377v2, whole genome shotgun sequence genomic window, AAAAACCAGCAACGATGCTATAAGAGTAAGTACTGCATTCTCTCTGGATTAAATTAACTCATCAAAATGACTATACTACTAAATATAGATTTGACACAAAACATATGGGACTTGAATAGCAAATCAAATCCTAATAGCCCCATTTGAGAGTGACACTTTACTCTTCTTCCGTGGCTGTTTCACCGCTCTTCTTGTTATGCTTCCTCGCGTACCTTTGGTTCCTCAGAAACTTTGGATCCATCTATATGAATTGCCAACAACAaatcattaaaacaaaaattacatttaaaaaaacggGTATGAAATGCAATTCATCGGAAAATATATAAACGTAGATCgatagagaaagaaaagaagaggagAATACCCCTTTGGTGGAAGTGTGGCGGTGcctctttggctttttgatgccATTCTTGTGGGCCTTGTAGGACTGGTTGTGAGCGGTGTGGTTCTTCGACTTAGCCATCTCTGCAATTCAATGCACACAATGTAAGACAATGAAGAGAGCAACAAAAAAGTAAGAACGTGTTAGAGAAATTGAACAGAGCTAACCCTAATCGTGAAGATCCGGTTGGGCTAAGGTTTTCTGCGGAACAGAATTTCGGGGAAGATGTAGGTGGGCTATTATATATGCCACCTTGTGAGGCGAAACCCTAAGACTTTCCTCGATATGACGATAGTGCCCTTTGCTTATCGAGAATGGCATGGATGGGCTTGTGGCCCATAAGAACTTGATGGTGGAGgctcaataatgaaaaaaatggaaTTGGTTTTTGtgaaatgattttgttttaaatatatttatgatttagttttcttcttctgcaattaataaaaaaattatcagtaaattatgaattttagaaattaattttaatttattttctggcaaaaacattttaaagaaggagatagaaaTCTAACTTTCTCATGTAgacagaaaattttaattacatatttaacttatatgaatatttaatttccaataaatatgttaaaactaatcaaatatatttatacatgaatcataattttcaataatcaaatttttctgaaatcataattttcaaataagaaaaaaattcaactcAACTCAACCAAATGTTCCCAAGAGTTtaatttgaagattttttttttaatatttgaatgatAATAACTTGATTTCTATTACTTTAACAACttcttttagtaaaaaaataataatatttttaacaacttCTTGttctgtaaaaaataaaaaacttattgtataatttgtttagtttaaaaatatttaagaacgAGAGATACTTTGATTTAATGaccaaaataatgttttattcaataaaaatgagAGTTGACAAATGACACGCGAGAGAACCACAAGCTTGGTTTAGAATAACGGGCCCCTGTTCTTAGTTAGATGTCGTGTTTGGgacaaaaaagagaaatgagGTGCATTCGTATTCCTACCACATGCGTTTGGAACGCTGAATTAATTTTCGCCTAAAAGGACAATCTAAGACTTCGGTGGGATCTAGGTTAGCAACCAGCGATCTgggacttttctttctcccccACACCACACCCAGATTCAAAAACTCGCTCTGCTCTGCTCTGCAATTCCCCTTCCGTTTCGTTTCGAtctcaaaacatgttcttcTTCGATTGGTTCTATGGCATTCTAGCTTCCCTCGGTCTCTGGCAGAAAGAAGCCAAAATTCTCTTCCTTGGTCTCGATAATGCAGGGAAGACCACACTCCTTCACATGCTCAAAGACGAGGTGAGGTTCCTCTCCCTTAACATCaaaatatcaaatcaaataccttttttttattattaattttttttttcatttttttcgatGCAATTGCAGAGATTAGTTCAGCACCAGCCGACCCAACACCCCACTTCGGAGGAATTGAGCATTGGGAAGATCAAGTTTAAGGCTTTTGATTTG contains:
- the LOC114419983 gene encoding 60S ribosomal protein L29-1; translated protein: MAKSKNHTAHNQSYKAHKNGIKKPKRHRHTSTKGMDPKFLRNQRYARKHNKKSGETATEEE